The DNA segment AAAGAAAAAAGTCAAAGGCGTTATCATTATCACAGCTGGCTTCAAAGAAGTTGATGAAGAAGGAGCTAGACGTGAACAAGAAATAAAAGATATTGCTAAAAAATACAAAATCCAAATCATCGGACCTAATTGTCTTGGTGTCATGAATCTTGATCCAAAGACAATGATGAATTCTACTTTTCTTAAAGTTACACCAAAGTCAGGAAAAATTGCATTGGTATCTCAGAGTGGCGCAATCTGTGCAGCACTAGTTGAAGATGCAAGTGCTCAAGGAATTGGTTTTTCTGCTGTTGTAAGTCTTGGAAATAAAGCTGCAATGAGTGAGGTTGACATCCTAAAAATTCTTGCAAATCATAAACAAACCAAAGTTATTGTGATGTATCTTGAAGACATGGGAGATGGTCAAGAATTCCTCAAAGTTTGTAAAAATATTACTAAAAAACTCAAAAAACCAGTACTTGTACTAAAATCTGGACGTAGTCCAGAGGGTGCAAAAGCTGCAATGTCTCATACTGGAGCTTTGATGGGTTCAGATGAAATCTATGATGCTCTTCTTAAACAATCAGGCGCAATCAGAGTTGATACTATGGAAGAATTATTTGATTATGCAACAGCATTTTCAAAACAACCACTTCCAACAGCAGGTGGTTTAGTTATTGTATCAAATGCTGGAGGGCCTGCAATAATTTCCACTGATGCATGTTCTAAAGCTGGAATTAGAATGGCAAAGATTGATAGTATTCGTTCAAAGATTGATGAAGTAATTCCTCCTTGGGGGAGCTCTAGAAACCCAGTTGACATTGTAGGTGATGCTGATTTTAACAGATTCCATAACGTGTTGGATCGTGTACTGAAACATCCGAAGGTAGGATCTGTGATTACTATGTGTACACCTTCTGGAACTCTGAATTATGATAAACTTGCTGAAGTTATTGTTGAAATGTCAAAGAAATACAAAAAAACAATGCTTGCAAGCTTGATGGGATTGGATGAAGGCATTACAAATAGAGAAATTTTATCCAAAGGAGATGTTCCTTATTACACATACGCTGAAGGAGCAATTAGAACTTTAGCTGCAATGATAAAGTTTGCAATTTGGGTAAATACCAAAGAAGGAAGAATCACAAAATTCAAAGTAAACAAAGCTAAAGCAAAGAAAATTTTTGACAAAGTCAAAAAAGAAAAAAGACCCAATCTGTTAGAAGAAGAAGGACAAGAAGTTCTCAAAGCATATGGCTTACCCTTGCCTCAAAGTGCACTTGCCAAAAATGAAACAGAAGCAATAAAAATTGCCAAAAAAATTGGTTATCCTGTTGTAATGAAAATTGCATCACCTCAAATTATTCACAAGTCTGATGCTGGTGGTGTTAAAGTAAACTTGAACAATGATGCTGAAATCAAAGATGCATTCAAAACCATTATCAAAAACGCCAAAAAATACAACAAAAATGCAGAGATCAAAGGAGTCTTGATTGTAGAGATGGTAAAAGGTGGCAAAGAACTCATTATTGGTTCAAAACTTGAACCAGGATTTGGTCCTGTAATTATGCTTGGAATGGGTGGAATCTATGTCGAAGTTCTTAAAGATGTAACATTCAAGCTTGCACCTGTAACTGATAAGGAGGCTGATGATATGATAGCCTCAATTAAAACTCAAAAACTACTACAAGGTGTGAGAGGAGAAAAACCATCTGATATCACAAAATTATCTGAGTGTATTCAAAGACTATCCCAATTAGTTTCTGACTTTAAAGAGATTAAAGAATTAGACATGAACCCTGTTCTAGTAATGGAGAAAGGAAAAGGCTGTAGAATTCTTGATGTCAGAATTGGACTTTGATCGCAATTCATACCTAAAATTTTACTTACACTACTCTAGAATATTTATACAACATAAAGATGAATAATGTTACATGGCTAATGTCTTGAAGACAATTAGAACAGGCGATGATTATATTGAAAGTCTTAGAGGGCGAGATCTCAAAATTTACCTCTTTGGAGAATTAATTAAAGAACCCGTGGATCATCCAATTATTAGACCATCCATTAATGCAGTTGCAGAAACTTATGATCTTGCAGTTCGTGAAGAAGCATTAGCTTCTGCTGATTCATCAATTACTGGGTTGAAAGTTAACAGATTTTTACACATTGCAGAAAGTGCACAAGATTTAGTATTACAAAATAAAATGCAGAGAAAGCTTGGGCAAAACACAGGAACATGTTTCCAAAGATGTGTTGGAATGGATGCATTGAACTCTTTACACTCTACTACATTTGAAATTGATGAAAAACATGGAACTGATTACCATAAGAGATTCTTAGAATTTGTAAAGATGGTGCAAAAAGAAAATCTTGTAATAGGTGGTGCCATGACTGATCCTAAAGGGGACAGAAGTAAAGGTCCTTCAGAACAAGAAGATCCTGATTTATTTACTAGAATTGTGGAAACTGATGAGAAAGGAATCTATGTTTCAGGTGCAAAAGCGCACCAAACTGGATGTATCAATTCACATTGGATTCTTTTGATGCCAACAATCAGATTAACAGAAGCTGATAAAGACTGGGCTTTTGTTGGAGCAATTCCAGCAGATGCAAAGGGAGTCACCTACATTTACGGTAGACAATCTTGTGATACGCGAAGTATGGAAGAAGGTGACATTGACGATGGTAACGCAAAGTTTGGCGGTCAAGAAGCCTTGATAATTTTAGATAAAGTGTTTATTCCATGGGACAAAGTATTCATGAACGGTGAATATGAATTTGCATCAATGCTTGTAGAACGATTCACATGTTATCATAGACGTAGTTACGTATGCAAAACTGGTTTAGGTGATGTGTTAATTGGAGCAGCAGCAACCATTGCAGATTATAATGGAATTCCCAAAGTATCTCACATTAAAGATAAAATTATTGAGATGACTCATCTAAATGAAACAATATTTGCTGCAGGTATTGCATCATCACATCAAGGACATAAAATGAAGTCTGGTGTATTTCTAAATGATGACATGCTTGCTCAAGTTTGCAAACATAATGTAACTCGATTCCCATATGAAATTAGCAGATTGGCACAAGACATTGCTGGTGGGCTAGTAGTTACACTGCCATCTGAAAAGGACTTTAGACACCCAGAAGCTGGACCATTGCTCAAAAAATATCTTGCCGGAAGAAAAGGTGTTGATGTTGAAAATAGAATGAGAATTTTAAGATTAATTGAAAATATGACCCTTGGAAGAAATGCAGTTGGATATCTTACAGAATCTATGCACGGTGCAGGCTCGCCCCAGGCACAAAGAATCCAAATTCAAAGACAAATGCAAGTTGGATACAAAAAGAACTTGGCAAAGAATTTGGCTGGAATTAAAAATGATATTCAAGAACCAAATGAACCCTCTGATTACTTTAAGCGTGTATTCAAAACAAAAGATTCCGTTCTTTAAGTTAAATAATTTTCAATTTTTCTAAAATTAGTTCTTTTTAATTTCATTATTAACATAGTTGGAATTGCAATATACATTCCTACATTCATCAAAATTACGCCAATTCCGTAACCAAATACTTCAGATTCTGATTCTGCATATGACATTACAGATAGTGTGGATAACAGTGGTGTAATTCCAATTTTTACCAATTCCTTGAATAGTGGGCTTTCTCTTTCCATGTCTGCTACATATGGTGAGAATGAATAGTAAACCTGGTTGAATCCTGCCATAAATAATGAGCCTGATTGTGTATCCATCAACTGATTATCTCTAATTTCTCTGAGGAATTGAACTTGTGGTGCCATTTCAGAACCATATGTTGCAGTAGCAATGAGACAACCTCCGCCCTCAGTAGTATCAACAATCCAACACTTTCCATCTATCAGTTCAGCACCTTCATCACATACCGTTTTTATTTCAATATTGTTTTCATTTGATTCTTTTACAATTAATCCCTCTAATTCTTTTTGTTGCTGTTCAATCTCTTGAGGGATTTCTTTGATATTGACAGGTTTTGTATCAATTTTTCCTTCTTCTGCCTCTTTGGTGCTTTCCTGGATTTCTAAACTATAATACATTCTACTAGCTTCAATTAATTTCTGATATCTGTCTGGCTCTGAATATAACCATAAATCATCATTATACAAATTCCCACACAATCTTGATTCAATAGAGTGATGATGATGTTCAAAAAAATCATTTCCCATAAAATAATACAATTGATAATTTTCTTCACACCACTCTATTCCATTTAATGTCAACCCTGCAGTATCACGAAATGGAGTTTGTGCGTATGCCGATCCAACCAAAAAAAATATTGAAAAAACAAGAAAATATTTCAATCAGGAGTTTTCTTTTCTACTACTTCATAAATGATACTACTATTGAAACTAATAATTTCTCAGTATCCTTTTTTAATAATTTTGACGTAATTATACTACCAAACAAACAGGACGATCTATTGCACTTGTCATACGTGCATAATGTGAACCTGTTTGTCTGAATATTGGTAAAAATTATTATTCTTTCTTCTTTGGATTTTCATCTCTTTCTTTAGAGTCATTTTGTTTACCTTCAATAGCTTCCTCAATGTGTTTCAATTTGTCTTCAATCTCAGATTTTTTTGCTAAATCCTCAGGACCTTCATTATCTTTTAATTTTCCTGCCTCTTCTGTTTTTTCAATATGTTCTGAATATTCAGAATCTTTTTCAATCTTGTCAATATCTGACAATTCTTCAATAGTATCTGGATTTTCTGAATTTAATGGATCTGTAAAGGAAAGTTCTTTTTCACTTTTCTTCTTAACTACCTGTTTGACCACCATGATTCCCACAACTATTGCAATTATGACATAGTTGATTGGAGGCTTTAGTAATTGTGTAACATATCCAACTTGTGGAAGCGTGTATGCTACTTTTCCTATGTACTCTTTTTCTGTAATTGGAAAATCTGTTCCTGGAATTGATGCTGGATTTGCATCTCCTTGTGTTCTGATTGTTTTAGGATCTTCTTGAATTATTGATGCAACTCTATGCACAATAACCCTGTTATGATCTGATGGCCGATTAAAAACAATAATGTCACCAACTTCAATATCTTCAAAAGGCTCATGACCTTGAACAATTAAAACATCATAAACTTGTAAGACTGGAACCATACTTCCACTTGCAACAACATAAAATGGATTTTGAGTTCCAAATGCAACTTGAAGACCTATCCATATTACTAAAACTCCGACACCGACAATTATGATATCTTTGATAACTCCTTTAGGTACTGATCTTTTTGCCAATTATAATATCGCCTTTAGCATCATTGATTAAATTTACCAACTATCAGATCTTGGTTCCACATTCTTCGCAGAATTTGGAGCCTTCTTTGTTTCCAAATCCACAGTTAGAGCATTTTCCTGGCTGAGTATCTTCTTGCGGATTTCCTAAAAGAACCACTTCGCCAATTTTTTTGATATTGCTCCAAGGCACGCTGCCTTCTGTACCATCTTCTTTAGTAATAACAAGAACCATTGATTGAGTAGAATCAATTCCAACTTGTTTTGCAGTTCCTATTTTGTTTGCATTCTCATCAAATACAATTTTCCCTTCAATTGAAGTGACTGAAGTTGCAGGACCTGGCTTAGTAACTGATTCTTGTGTAACCGTTGTAGGTTGTACTACTTGTTGTGGTGTAATTTCAGATTGCGGTGCACTTTGAACTTGAGGTTCTAATGGTTTTGCACTTCCAACTTCGCCTGCTTCATCTTCTTTTTTGAAGTCTCTGTATTCTGCAATTGAAGCATTACATGAATTACAAATGTATTGACCTCTTTCTGCAAGAATTAGATTTTCAGCAACTTCTTCATTTGGATTCTCAAATTCAATTTTTGGAGGACCTTCAAATTCTTTTTCACAAGTATTGCAAAAATGTTTAGTAATTTTTTCAGGATCTAATCTTCCAATTGGTGCTAAAAATAGATCTGGACCTCCTAGATTGCCTTTCATTTGTTGCTCATCTGTAACGGTGGCCATAACATAACCCCCAGATCCTCGTAATTTTTTAAGTCTAAGTTCTGAACTCATATCTGAGATTTGGCAAAACGTCATTTAAGTATATATCAAAATTAATTTTCCAACAAAAAATACGGTGCTGATTCTGGTGAACGTTTTTAGGTATGTGCAATGAAATAATGATAGAATGGCTGTAACACAAATTTCAGATGCAAAATCATGGGAAGTAGATGTGATAAATTCTGACATTCCTGTATTTGTAGACTTTTGGGCCGAATGGTGTGGCCCATGTAGAATGGTAGGTCCAGTAGTTGAAGAACTGGCAGCTGACTATGAAGGCAAAGTAAAATTTGTCAAGGTTAACGTTGATGAGGCCAATGAATTGGCATCAAAATACAATGTCTTTAGCATTCCAACTTTAATCATCTTAAATAAAGGTGAAATAGTTAGTCAGCAAGTAGGTGCTGCATCTAAAGAATCATACCAAGGTATGATTGATAGAGCACTTGCATAATTTCAAACACACGTTTTTCCTCTTTTTTGATCCTAAAGTAATTAATATTCCAAAAATCGAGTGAGAATATGTCATTTGGTGAAGTAGATACCCTGAACATGCTCTTTGATAAACTACAGAGTTTGTTTGATGAATCTCAGGGATACTATGAATCATTTCTAGACACAAATAACATGTACAAAAAAGGACAAATCAGTGATAAAGAATTCTTCCAAAAATTAGGTGATTATACTGTTGCGTACTCTGCATTAGAATTTCTAGCAATCAAAGTAATCTTTGAATTAAAAAAATCTATAGGATCTGGCTCTGGAAATACACAGTCTCCAGGTTTGATGCCAGGAATGGGTCAACCAGGGATGATGGCAGGTGGAATGGGACAACCACCAAGAGCCGGAACTGCACAAAATCCAGTAGGTGGGGGTCCACCTGGAATTGTTTCTGCACAGGAATCATTTGGAGATGTTGGAACTTTACCATCACCTGATCCAGCTTTGATGCCAAGACAAACAACGCAATCACAAGGTGGAAATGGATGTTCTTCATGTGGAGCATCACTTAGAGCAGGTGCAAAGTTTTGCACAAAGTGTGGCACTAAAACATAAAATTAGTAATCAATTTTTTTTATTCTTGTGTCGTTCCACATTCAGGACAGAATTTTGCAGTCGCAGAAAGACTAGTACCACATTCAGAACAAAACTTTCCACTTGAAATTTGCTCATTGTATGCATTTCCAACAATAGCTGAACTTTTTACTGCACCAGATGGTACGTATGTTTCATCATCAATTAAGACTGGTTCAAAGTCTTGCTCTACCAAATATGTCATCATTCTTGGAATTCCTTTTCCTTCATTTTTTGGATCTGGAACAGAGTCTCCTAACCAAAATGCAAATCTCATTAAAGTTAATTCAGGTGTAGAGAATGCTAGAGTATGCTTTGACATGTAATCTTGTGCAGCTTTTTTGCCGTCAAAAACTTCCATAATGATGATATTTTTTATTTATGTATAATAGTTTCTAGAAAAGTGGACCGGGAGGGAATCGCACCCTCGACATCCTCGTTGCGAACGAGGCATTATACTCCTAAACCACCGGCCCTCAGAGTATCTCTTTTCAGTTGTTCTTTTATTCATTTTCTCAACGCATAATAGCCTCAATCTCATAAAATTTACAGATGACGTATGACACTGTAATTACTGATTCACACGTTATCCTTCCTCAAGGGATGATTGACAAAAATATCATAATTGATGAGGGAAAA comes from the Candidatus Nitrosopumilus sediminis genome and includes:
- a CDS encoding 4-hydroxybutyrate--CoA ligase, with amino-acid sequence MAESVFLSPKSIAVIGASDKRGSVGATITSNIMNGFKGTVFPISPSRDTVFYKKAYKSVLDVPKSIDLAVIVIKNTLVAPVLEECGKKKVKGVIIITAGFKEVDEEGARREQEIKDIAKKYKIQIIGPNCLGVMNLDPKTMMNSTFLKVTPKSGKIALVSQSGAICAALVEDASAQGIGFSAVVSLGNKAAMSEVDILKILANHKQTKVIVMYLEDMGDGQEFLKVCKNITKKLKKPVLVLKSGRSPEGAKAAMSHTGALMGSDEIYDALLKQSGAIRVDTMEELFDYATAFSKQPLPTAGGLVIVSNAGGPAIISTDACSKAGIRMAKIDSIRSKIDEVIPPWGSSRNPVDIVGDADFNRFHNVLDRVLKHPKVGSVITMCTPSGTLNYDKLAEVIVEMSKKYKKTMLASLMGLDEGITNREILSKGDVPYYTYAEGAIRTLAAMIKFAIWVNTKEGRITKFKVNKAKAKKIFDKVKKEKRPNLLEEEGQEVLKAYGLPLPQSALAKNETEAIKIAKKIGYPVVMKIASPQIIHKSDAGGVKVNLNNDAEIKDAFKTIIKNAKKYNKNAEIKGVLIVEMVKGGKELIIGSKLEPGFGPVIMLGMGGIYVEVLKDVTFKLAPVTDKEADDMIASIKTQKLLQGVRGEKPSDITKLSECIQRLSQLVSDFKEIKELDMNPVLVMEKGKGCRILDVRIGL
- a CDS encoding 4-hydroxyphenylacetate 3-hydroxylase family protein, which gives rise to MANVLKTIRTGDDYIESLRGRDLKIYLFGELIKEPVDHPIIRPSINAVAETYDLAVREEALASADSSITGLKVNRFLHIAESAQDLVLQNKMQRKLGQNTGTCFQRCVGMDALNSLHSTTFEIDEKHGTDYHKRFLEFVKMVQKENLVIGGAMTDPKGDRSKGPSEQEDPDLFTRIVETDEKGIYVSGAKAHQTGCINSHWILLMPTIRLTEADKDWAFVGAIPADAKGVTYIYGRQSCDTRSMEEGDIDDGNAKFGGQEALIILDKVFIPWDKVFMNGEYEFASMLVERFTCYHRRSYVCKTGLGDVLIGAAATIADYNGIPKVSHIKDKIIEMTHLNETIFAAGIASSHQGHKMKSGVFLNDDMLAQVCKHNVTRFPYEISRLAQDIAGGLVVTLPSEKDFRHPEAGPLLKKYLAGRKGVDVENRMRILRLIENMTLGRNAVGYLTESMHGAGSPQAQRIQIQRQMQVGYKKNLAKNLAGIKNDIQEPNEPSDYFKRVFKTKDSVL
- a CDS encoding CFI-box-CTERM domain-containing protein produces the protein MVGSAYAQTPFRDTAGLTLNGIEWCEENYQLYYFMGNDFFEHHHHSIESRLCGNLYNDDLWLYSEPDRYQKLIEASRMYYSLEIQESTKEAEEGKIDTKPVNIKEIPQEIEQQQKELEGLIVKESNENNIEIKTVCDEGAELIDGKCWIVDTTEGGGCLIATATYGSEMAPQVQFLREIRDNQLMDTQSGSLFMAGFNQVYYSFSPYVADMERESPLFKELVKIGITPLLSTLSVMSYAESESEVFGYGIGVILMNVGMYIAIPTMLIMKLKRTNFRKIENYLT
- a CDS encoding signal peptidase I, with product MAKRSVPKGVIKDIIIVGVGVLVIWIGLQVAFGTQNPFYVVASGSMVPVLQVYDVLIVQGHEPFEDIEVGDIIVFNRPSDHNRVIVHRVASIIQEDPKTIRTQGDANPASIPGTDFPITEKEYIGKVAYTLPQVGYVTQLLKPPINYVIIAIVVGIMVVKQVVKKKSEKELSFTDPLNSENPDTIEELSDIDKIEKDSEYSEHIEKTEEAGKLKDNEGPEDLAKKSEIEDKLKHIEEAIEGKQNDSKERDENPKKKE
- a CDS encoding zinc-ribbon domain-containing protein; the encoded protein is MSSELRLKKLRGSGGYVMATVTDEQQMKGNLGGPDLFLAPIGRLDPEKITKHFCNTCEKEFEGPPKIEFENPNEEVAENLILAERGQYICNSCNASIAEYRDFKKEDEAGEVGSAKPLEPQVQSAPQSEITPQQVVQPTTVTQESVTKPGPATSVTSIEGKIVFDENANKIGTAKQVGIDSTQSMVLVITKEDGTEGSVPWSNIKKIGEVVLLGNPQEDTQPGKCSNCGFGNKEGSKFCEECGTKI
- the trxA gene encoding thioredoxin, translated to MAVTQISDAKSWEVDVINSDIPVFVDFWAEWCGPCRMVGPVVEELAADYEGKVKFVKVNVDEANELASKYNVFSIPTLIILNKGEIVSQQVGAASKESYQGMIDRALA
- a CDS encoding zinc ribbon domain-containing protein encodes the protein MSFGEVDTLNMLFDKLQSLFDESQGYYESFLDTNNMYKKGQISDKEFFQKLGDYTVAYSALEFLAIKVIFELKKSIGSGSGNTQSPGLMPGMGQPGMMAGGMGQPPRAGTAQNPVGGGPPGIVSAQESFGDVGTLPSPDPALMPRQTTQSQGGNGCSSCGASLRAGAKFCTKCGTKT
- a CDS encoding zinc ribbon domain-containing protein, whose translation is MEVFDGKKAAQDYMSKHTLAFSTPELTLMRFAFWLGDSVPDPKNEGKGIPRMMTYLVEQDFEPVLIDDETYVPSGAVKSSAIVGNAYNEQISSGKFCSECGTSLSATAKFCPECGTTQE